One Balaenoptera musculus isolate JJ_BM4_2016_0621 chromosome 13, mBalMus1.pri.v3, whole genome shotgun sequence genomic window, gagctgaggaCACAGGAGGAAAAGCTGGGGCATaggggctggcaggctggagctCAGACACACGCAGCCTCGGCCCCCTTTCCGCACGCGGCAGGGTCCTCGGCCTTGCTTGCCAAGCTGTAGTAGTAGGTGCGCATGCGCTGCTCCACGGTCAGGAAGTCTGGGCGGTCCTCCCACCTGTGAGGGGTCGGGGAGATCCAGACTGCTGACCACACCTCCAGAACCCAACTTCAGCTGGTGGGTGGACATGCATGGGGCTCAGAAagcagtggggctggggtggggggcgggtatCGGGTAATGGAGGGGTCTCCTGGGTGTGAGAGGACTGCAATTCCGGGGTTGCCGTATCGCCTAGTTGAGCTGACATCCAGGATGGAGGGGAACCATATACTGAGTGTTGACTGGCGAAGACTTAGGGAAGGGAGCTCCCTGAGTGTAGGGGTGACAACTGTTGACCACGGGGAGCTGGGATGTTGAATGCTGATGTACTGAGCGTGTGTATTTGGCCAGGGTATTTGGGTGCTGGGCGCGGGCTCACACGGATGCAAGTATGCTGCCCGCGAAGGAGAGGAACATTGGCGTATGGAGGATGGGTTCAGCTAGTGGAGAGTCAGGGTATTACTGGTATGTGTGTGGAATATCCATGTATTGCGTTGGGGTGTTAGGTGCTAGCCTCTTTGGGTGTTGGGGTGTTGGTGTATTGTTTCTTGATAGAGGTTGAGTTAATACATGGTGGAGAAGGGATGGGCTgatcatttcttattcatttatcatAAGTAGGGTGTGTATTTACTGGAGTGCTTGGGTGTTTGGGTGTCAGTGTGAAAGGTGTTGGCCAGTGGAATAATGGATGCTAGGGCAGGAAAGGTTTCAAATATTGGAATGCCCGTGCATTGCAGGATTAGTGTAGGGTAATAGCTTGTTTGGGTGCATGTTGCCTGTTGTGTGATGGGAAGGGGAGGTATTGATGGTGTTAGGAGTTGGCGTGTTCAAGCACCAGGCTTCAAGCAGACAGAGATGGGAGGGCATTGAGTATCTGGGTGCTTTGGTGTTGGCCTGAATGGGTAATTAGGTGTTGAATGTTGGCTGATCGGAAACAGGAAttatataatggagtattatcCCATGCCCTGAGTATTGGTATCATAGTTTGGGCCACAGTACTGACTTGTCTGAGTGTTGCAGGATCATTTGAGTATTGGCTGGTGGGAGACTGAGGTTTTAGATGCTGGAGCAGTGGGTGTCCGCAGGTAGGGTGCTGGGGTGCTGGACCACTGGAGCATTGTAGGGTCAGTCTGTTGGAGAGTTGAGCATAGATGCAGGGGGACTAAAGGTACCGAGGGTTGGAAAGGCCATGAATTGGGTGAGTCTTTGGGTGGGATGAGTTAGTTGGACTACTGGGCACCACGActtcctgccccaggcctgggTGTCAGTTCAGCCAGGTACCCTCCTGCCCGCTGGCACTCACTTGTAGGTCCAGCAGTCGCTCATGAGTTTGTACATTTCAGGTGGACACTCTGGTGGGCACTCCATCCGCTTGCCCTGCTTGATGAAGGCCATGACCTCGGGGCCCTTCATCTTCTGCTCAAGCCAGAGCCAAGTACACATGTGAGTAACCAGGGCCCCTTCCCCCCTGGCCCCTCTTCCCACCCAGCTGTCCGCCCGCCTCTGCCCACACTTGCCTTGTAGGGCTTCTGGCCATAGGAGAAGGCTTCCCACATGGTGACCCCGTAGCCCCAGACGTCACTGCGGCTGGAGAACTTGCGGAAGTTGATGCACTCAGGCGCGTACCACTTGAGCGGCCACTTCCCCGCCGAGCGAGCCTGGAGGGTGGGAGATGCTGCCGGGACAGGGCTCGGGGACCCTCCACACCACCGCCTCCTCCACCTGGGCACCCCAGGGCCAGGGGCTCACAGTGTAGTAGCTGTCGTCAGCACCCAGTGCCTTGGAGAGACCAAAGTCGCTGATCTTGGCATAGTGCCGGTTGACCAGAAGGACATTGCGGGCCGCCAGGTCACGGTGCACGAAGTTCTTCTCCTCCAGGTACTTCATCCCCATGGACACCTGGTGCATCAGTTCCGCCACGTTGCTGACGGGGATCTCCTCCCTGGGGTGCAGGGGAAGGCAGGGGCAGCTGGGAGGGGACAGCCCAAGTCCCCAAGGGGGCAAAGCCCACTTCTCTGACCCAGCTGAGCCTCTGTTCAACAGATGCTTATtgggcacctgctgtgtgccaggcatggggcGGGGGGAAATGGCATGAGCAAAACAGGCACAAACCTCTGCCCTCATCCAGGTTCGAGGCCTTAAATTTCATCCATGTACTGGGATTCCCAGACTTAACACATTTACCTGCATCCTCTGTGTGCCCTCAGGGAGTCTCACAGGCATCTCAAAGATAATAAAGACAAAGCCAAGTTCCTGATTGTACAAACACACGcacgcgtgcgcgcacacacacacacacacacacacactcctctttctccatcttttcattTACTCAGAAGCACTGGCCTTGCCCTCAGCTCCTCTTTCTCACACCCAATATCCAATCCGTCAGCAAACCCTGGCAGCCCTGACTTCAAAATCCCTCCAGAATCCCCCTACTTCTCTCCACGTCTGCTTCTGCCACCCTGACCCAGCCGTCATCATTGCCAGCCTGGACCAGAACAGCCATCTCTGCCCTCACCCGGCACGGTCTGTCCTTCCCACACTGGAGTCAGGTCCTGCCCCTCCTCGGCTCACAGCATCCAGGGCTCCCACCTCACTCAGGGTAAATGTCCAAGTCCTCCCCAcggcccacaaggccctgcacCATCTGCCCCATCACCTCCCTGCCCACGtcagctcccccctcccctgcactcACTCTGCTTCAGCCTCGGGGCCCTACTCACAGTTCCTCTACCACACCAggcacctcaggacctttgcaccggCTGTGCCCTGTCTGGACCACTCTTCCCCCAGAGCTGCACGTGGCTGCCTCACCTTCTCACTTCTCACCTCCTACCCTGACATTCCCAACCCCCTTTCCATAGTACTTACCTTCCAACATACTCTATACTTTACGGTATTATAATGATTATTTAAAGCCTCTCTTTCCCAACCAAAATACAGGGCAGAGAACTTTGTCTCTTTGTTCGCTGATAATCCCAAGTGCTGGTAATGGTCCCTGTCACAGAGAAATTGCCCAATAAACACCCGTGGGATAACTGAGTACATGAGCTGGGACCGGTGAAGGCACGCACTCCAGCAAGAGCTCGGGTTCAAGGTCATGTGCCTCTGCGAGTGTAAAATATCGTGTCGTGAGGGTAAGAGTTTGAGGCACGAGGGAACGCAAATGAAACTGCAATTTCTTTGGATTAGAGATGGGCCAATTTTTTCTCTATAGGGCCTGAGAGTAACTATTTCAGCCTTTGCAGGACACATATGGTCTCTGCCACATagtcctctttgtttttttcatagaCCTTTAAAAATGCGAAACCAGGCTGTACAAAACAAGCCTGGCTGCAGTTTTCCAACCCTGCTTTAGGTCAAAGACCATCAACCATCGGCAACTTCCCGTGCGTCACGAATTGGCCAAGAGAACAGAGGTGGCAGTTGTGACAGAGCTAATACTTACAAAGCTCCTATAAGCAACGCCAGGCACCGTTCTGAGCACTTTCTATTGATAGACAGCAACTTATTTGGCCCTCACAAGAGCCCCTGGATGTAAATACTGTGCATCACCGtggtacaaatgaggaaacttgaGGCACAGGTGAATTAAGAAACCCAGCTGGGGTCACaccagttagtggcagagccgAAAGTCAAACCTGGGGTCAGATCTGTCATGGGCGTGAGTGTGGGCAGCAGCTGTGTGTCTATAAACGCAGGAAATGGGTGTGGAACACACCCGTGGGTGGACAGGAGcattcccccctgcccccagccccaaacACCTGGCCGGCCCAGAGGGTGGACAGGAGCAttcccccctgccccagccccgaaCGCCTGGCCGGCCCAGAGGGTGGACAGGAgcatccccctgccccagccccgaaCGCCTGGCCGGCCCAGAGGGTGGACAGGAGcatcccccctgccccagccccgaaCGCCTGGCCGGCCCAGAGGGTGGACAGGAGCAttcccccctgccccagccccgaaCGCCTGGCCGGCCCAGAGGGTGGACAGGAGcattcccccctgcccccagccccgaACGCCTGGCCGGCCCAGAGGGTGGACAGGAGcatcccccctgccccagccccgaaCGCCTGGCCGGCCCAGAGGGTGGACAGGAGcattcccccctgcccccagccccgaACGCCTGGCCGGCCCAGAGGGTGGACAGGAGCaccccccctgccccagccccgaaCGCCTGGCCGGCCCAGAGGGTGGACAGGAGcatcccccctgccccagccccgaaCGCCTGGCCGGCCCAGAGGGTGGACAGGAGcatcccccctgccccagccccgaaCGCCTGGCCGGCCCAGAGGGTGGACAGGAGcatcccccctgccccagccccgaaCGCCTGGCCGGCCCAGAGGCTCACTTCTTCCCGAGCAGGAACTTGTGCAGTGGTCCGCTGCCCGCCATCTCCATCACCAGCATGAGGTCCTCGGCCTGGCAGACGCCGATGAGCCGCACGATGTAGGGGTTgtccagctggtgcatgatctgCGCCTCCCGCATCATCTCGTCCTTGTCCGCCTTCTCCGTGTTCTGTTTCAACACCTTGATGGCCACGTCGATCTGCTTCCTGCCGTGACGCACGGAGGGACACGCGTGAGCTGGCACGGGCCTGACCCGGCCCCCTCATCCCCACCCGacctgcctctcctctccctggactTGTGTAGTAGATGCTGTGGTTTGCCGTCCGGTCCTCCCTGCAGCTCACAGCTCACAGACAAGCCCCGCCCAGGAACTGGCCCTCGCTGAAAAGAACCGGCTCAAAGTGTCACCCTCCCCAGGGGCAGCCTGTACCAAGTGACCAGCCTGTATCCAATGACCAGCCGATGGAGCGGACAAGGGGGACTCTGCTGCATCTGCAGCTCAGCCCAACTTCTCTCCGCCCCAGACCTGCTCCTCTCACTCCCTCTCGGGTGCTGCCCTGGGCTCCCCCAGGTAACCCCGCCTAGCAGGCAATTTCCTGTCCCGGAGTCTGTTTCCCAGGCAACCTGAAGTCACATCCTGGTTCCAACCCCCAAGGCCTTAGGAGGCAAcgtcccctctgcccctcccacagTGGTTCCCCAACCAAGGCTGGGCAGCCTACTTGCGCATGCGGTAGACGCCCTGGCGAACGGAGCCGAAGTTGCCGCAGCCAAGTTCTATGTCAGCCATGAGGAGGTTCTCGCGCTTCAGGAAGAGCTTCTTGTTTTTGAGCTCCTCGGGGTCGCTGTAGGGGCTCTCGTACACGCTGGTGTCCATGGGCATCGATCGCGGCTTCTCTGAGGACACTAGGCATGCTGGGCACACACACAGGCGTGTGCTCCCAAGTCAGgagcggggagagggaggggggctgagcagggcagggcagcCTCGGTGCCCACCAGGCACGTGCACCGCAAGGCACAGGGTGCACCATCCAGAGCATGCACGGGCACACGGGCACACGTGTGTGTTCATGTgcgtgtgtgcatttgtgtgcacTCCTGGTCCCATCTGTGGGTGAGCTGGGAAGCCATGTCCAAGAGGACTCTAATGTGCACATGTAACCATGTGTGCAATGGCTAgagtgtgcacacacgtgtgcccCTGCGTGTTCACGCATAACACCCATGTACACTCTCACCCATGTCTCGGTGTGTGATGGGGGTCCAAAGGCGTGTCTGCACAAGTAACCAATGTAGTGCCAGCTGGAGTGTGCACACCTATGGGTGTGCATGCACTGACACGTATGCACCCATGTCACGCCTGCCCATGTCTACGTATGCACCACGCAGCCATGTGTACAAGGGCTCCAGATGAGCCTCTCTGTGCACAGGCAACCGTGTATGTTCtctgcacacacgtgcacaggcTTACATCCACACATGAAACACACGAGCATCTGCGGCAGGGCGTTTTAGGGacctgggctctggagcctgcctccttgggttcaaaccccagctccaccactgccTAGCTGTGGGACGTGACAGTTCCTGgccctcctttctcttctgtaaaatgagaatgattaCCATGACCGCCTCATGTGGCTTGTCGGGAGGATTCAGCAAAGCTCATACACTCAGTGAGCTTGGAGCACGACTGGCAGGTAGTAGGTGCTTAACAGATGTGTCTGTACCCGGGGTGGCCCAGGCTCGGCCAAGTCTACTCCCCTGCACGTCAGCATGCCCCCGGGCACGTGCTCACAGGCGGGCATGATGCATGTGCCCACGTGGACACCTGCAGGCACAGCGCATGCACAGGGCAACCAGGCCCACCGCCGCAGGTCAGGCCTGGCACACGTCCCTCCCCTGACacaccccagggcccagccaggaCCCTGCTCTTGGTCTGACACGAACCCCTACACACCTCCATCTCTGCTGACTCACCTGGTTCGGGGGTGTATCCATCTGAGTTGAGCGTGTCGATCCGTCTCTGAGGCTAAAGGTCATGGGGTCAGCAAGGGTCAGCAAGGGTCAGCAGGGCCAGAGCTGGGGGCACCCAGCCCCTctcatgagacccacatcctctGCGGACTCCCAGAGATGGTGCTGGGGGTACCCTCTTCTGTTTCATGGCAGCCCCACTCTCCCCCCATCTCCCGCCCGGAGCCCCACCCTGGGAACAGGACTCATTGCCCACCCAGCTCCATCCCCAAGGCCCCAAGTGTATGGTGCTGCTGACTTACCTGGGTGAATGTGGACGGGTGCGCGGGGAGTGTGGGAGCAGCGGCCTCTGGGGGAGCAGAAGGGACAGTgagggggtgggggccggggTCTCCCGCTCACCCCTGCCCCCCGCTGCCCCGCTCACCTGAGCTGGCGCTGCTGTTGGGACAGGCCTCCTTCAGGCAGTAGATGAGCCCGTCGGCCTTCAGCTTCAGGTACTCCACCAGCTGCAGGGAGGAGCGTCAGGGCCggggctcccctcctccccaggagcCTGAGCACCCCGCCACAGCCTCTGCCCACAACAGGGTGTGTGGGCGGCCTACCTGCCAGAGCGTGTCAAACTTGGTCCCCTCGGGAATGCAGTATTTGCCCGCCTTGTCCTGGCTGATGAGGTAGTGGTACACAGTCTTCCCATAGATCAGAGACAGCGCATAGGTGCCCTGCTCCTTCCGGGGTCTCAGCCTggcgggggaaggagggggtgtcACCCCTACAACcacctgggccccctcccccgTGGTGCCCTCCTACTAGGCCCCagttcccacacacacaccctatggGCTCGCACCCCAGAGCCTCATGGAGAAGTGGCAGGGTCTGCGGGAGCTGAGGTCAGGCCCCACTCAACCTCCAGACCTACTGGTAACACGCCGTGCGTGGGGCTGGTGGAGGGGGCGCCGGGGTGAGCAGAGAGGAGAATGGCCATGTTCACAGTCGTCCAAGGGCAGGCATGTGGCCATCCACAGGGGAATACTGGGCCACCCACGGTGGACATTCAGCCCTGCATGGCCTGATACTCAGCCACCCACAGCTGCACACTTGGCCATTCGGGGGGAACACTTGGCCATACACTGGGGGACACCTGGTCCTCCATGGCTGAATACCAGGCCACCCATGGCTGGACACTTGGCCACAGGTGTGGGGCGGGGAGACACTTGGCAATTCATGGAGGGATATTTTTTCATCTATGGTGGACACAGAGCCACTCATGGGGGATACACAGACTTAAGACCATTCTCTTGGGGAGACAAAGCTGTTTCTATACATAGAGCAATAAAGGTAAGTGCAAGTCCATGGCTAGATCACAGGGCACCTTTGTACACATCAGAACAAGTCACCTTGCCATCACAAGAGACCCACCAGTTATCATAACAGAtgacctttaaaagaatgaaaccCTTGATTGTCCTCTTCTGGAAATttgccaaaacaaataaatcttcCATGTCTATCAATCAGAATTAAGCCCCTAAAAGATGGTGCCTTCATGCAGTAAGAACCTGTCcaaccacatacacacatgcacacacaaacacacagggaCCAATTTAGGGCCACCTGCACCCTCCCATCCCATTGTAAAACTAGTCAGCATCTCCCACAAAATAGTTTTGTCTTGAGTTCCTGGCACAAGTTTCTATTCCAGGGTTAAGTGTAGATTTCTAATGGAGGAGGAAAGGGCAGCTGTTTCTGGAGGTGGTCTCAGGCTCTGTGGACACTGTAGACAACAGACCAATAATCTAGGGGATTGAACTAAGTTACACAAGAGCTGGCTGGGAGTGCACAGCAGGAAATAGCCATGGGATGACCCACAGTTGGGCACCATCAGAGTGTAAACTCTCAGGGCTTGGGCCCTGCCCATGGATATTAATTCACtggacaaatatttactaagtgttgaccacatgccaggcactattctaagggCAGGagtacagtggtgaacaagacagacatgaGCCCACCTTGCAACCCTTCCTTAGGCCAAAGAGACGGAGAAATGTCCCTTAAATCTCCATGGCAAAACAAGAGTGAGGGATGGAGGGGTGGCTGTGAATATCCCATCCTTTCCCGGACAGCAGGTTCCCCAAAGAACAATGCAGTGAAGGCTGACATAGTGAGCAGGGCAGCCTACCTGGAAATGTGGAGATAGGAAACAGGGTGGGGAGCAATGGGGGAGCACCAAAGACAAGGAAGAGAATCCCACAACAAACTAAGAAATGCAAATGTCCCACAGAAAGGAAGGAGCTTCCATAACTAGACTGGTGGGCTGGCCTGGAGGTGATTGTCTCTAACTACTAGTTCTCTTCTTTTGAgaagtgaaaatactttgtaaggTCAAAACCTTAAGTTTTGAACTGACAACAAAAGCTCAATgcccagagggcagacagcagaagcaagaagaactacaattctgcagcctgtggaaagaaaaccacattgacagaaagataaggaaaatgaaaaggcagaggactttgtaccagatgaaggaacaagataaaaccccaaaaaacaactaaatgaagtggagataggcaaccttccagaaaaaaaattcagaataatgatagtgaagatgatccagaacctcagaaaaagaatggaggcaaagatcgagaagatgcaagaaatgtttaacaaagacctagaagaattaaagaacaaacaaacagagatgaacaatacaataactgaaatgaaaaatacactagaaggaatcaatagcagaataactgaggcagaagaacggataagtgacctggaagacagaatggtggaattcactgccaagaaacagaataaagaaaaaagaatgaaaagaaatgaagacagcctaagagacctctgggacaacattaaatgcaacaacatttgcattatagggatcccacaaggagaagagagagagaaaggacccaagaaaatagttgaagagattatagtcgaaaacttccctaacatgggaaacgaaatagccacccaagtccaggaagcacagagagtcccaggcaggataaacccaaggagaaacatgccgagacacatagcaatcaaactgacaaacattaaagacaaagaaaaattattgaaagcaacaagggaaaaatgacaaataacatacaagggaactcccataaggttaacagctgatttctcagcagaaactctacaagccagaagggagtggcacaatatatttaaagtgatgaaaggcaagaacctacaaccaagattactctacccagcaa contains:
- the LOC118906079 gene encoding tyrosine-protein kinase ZAP-70, with protein sequence MADGLFLLRQCLRSLGGYVLSLVHDVRFHHFPSSASSTAPTLLRAEKAHCGPAELCEFYSRDPDGLPCNLRKPCNRPSGFEPQPGVFDSLRDAMVRDYVRQTWKLEGEALEQAIISQAPQVEKLIATTAHERMPWYHSSLTREEAERKLYSGSQTDGKFLLRPRKEQGTYALSLIYGKTVYHYLISQDKAGKYCIPEGTKFDTLWQLVEYLKLKADGLIYCLKEACPNSSASSEAAAPTLPAHPSTFTQPQRRIDTLNSDGYTPEPACLVSSEKPRSMPMDTSVYESPYSDPEELKNKKLFLKRENLLMADIELGCGNFGSVRQGVYRMRKKQIDVAIKVLKQNTEKADKDEMMREAQIMHQLDNPYIVRLIGVCQAEDLMLVMEMAGSGPLHKFLLGKKEEIPVSNVAELMHQVSMGMKYLEEKNFVHRDLAARNVLLVNRHYAKISDFGLSKALGADDSYYTARSAGKWPLKWYAPECINFRKFSSRSDVWGYGVTMWEAFSYGQKPYKKMKGPEVMAFIKQGKRMECPPECPPEMYKLMSDCWTYKWEDRPDFLTVEQRMRTYYYSLASKAEDPAACGKGAEAACV